A stretch of Peteryoungia algae DNA encodes these proteins:
- the lpxB gene encoding lipid-A-disaccharide synthase produces the protein MSDKPLKIAVIAGEVSGDLLGADLIAQVKAMHQGPVELVGVGGDALEAQGLKSIFDFSELSIMGITQVLSKLPRLIKLISLTADAIIKAEPDLLLIVDSPDFTHRVARKVRQKLPDLTVVNYVCPSVWAWKEYRAKAMLDYVDAVLAVLPFEPAVMQRLGGPETYFVGHRLSSHADIRRVRESRKARGARAEGEGRTILLLPGSRGSEITQLLPVFGEAMQEFVARNGETRFVLPTVARQEARVREITRDWALRPEIVLGDDAKWRAFEEADAAIAASGTVILELALAHVPVVSTYRGDWIIRLLANRIKIWTGALPNLIADYAVVPEYFNDVLRPASLVRWSERLSLDTPQRAAMLSGYDDVWRKLQTERPAGETGAAVVLSVLQKRGKI, from the coding sequence GTGAGCGATAAACCGCTGAAGATCGCCGTGATTGCCGGCGAAGTCTCCGGTGACTTGCTCGGCGCGGATCTCATCGCGCAAGTCAAGGCCATGCATCAGGGACCCGTCGAACTCGTCGGCGTCGGCGGTGACGCGCTCGAGGCGCAAGGCTTGAAATCGATCTTCGATTTTTCCGAGCTCTCGATCATGGGCATTACCCAGGTCCTGTCGAAACTGCCGCGCCTCATCAAGCTGATCTCGCTGACGGCGGATGCGATCATCAAGGCAGAGCCTGATCTGCTGTTGATCGTCGACAGCCCGGATTTCACCCATCGTGTGGCCAGAAAGGTGCGGCAAAAGCTTCCCGACCTGACCGTGGTCAATTATGTCTGCCCGAGCGTCTGGGCATGGAAGGAATACCGCGCCAAGGCCATGCTCGACTATGTCGATGCGGTGCTGGCGGTCCTGCCCTTCGAGCCTGCCGTCATGCAGCGGCTCGGCGGTCCGGAAACCTATTTCGTTGGCCATCGTCTATCGAGCCACGCCGATATCCGGCGCGTTCGCGAATCCCGCAAGGCGAGAGGCGCAAGAGCGGAGGGCGAGGGCCGCACCATTCTCCTGTTGCCAGGGTCACGTGGCAGCGAGATCACCCAGCTTTTGCCGGTCTTTGGCGAGGCCATGCAGGAGTTCGTCGCCCGCAATGGCGAGACGCGTTTCGTCCTGCCGACCGTCGCGCGACAGGAGGCGCGAGTGCGCGAGATCACCCGGGACTGGGCACTCAGGCCGGAGATTGTCCTTGGCGACGATGCAAAGTGGCGCGCCTTCGAGGAGGCGGACGCTGCGATCGCCGCCTCCGGCACTGTGATCCTGGAACTCGCACTTGCGCATGTGCCCGTCGTCTCCACCTACCGGGGCGACTGGATCATCCGCCTCCTCGCCAACCGTATCAAGATCTGGACCGGCGCTCTGCCGAACCTCATCGCCGACTATGCCGTGGTCCCGGAATATTTCAACGACGTGCTTCGACCGGCAAGCCTTGTGCGTTGGTCGGAGCGACTGTCGCTCGACACGCCGCAGCGCGCAGCGATGCTGAGCGGATATGACGACGTCTGGCGCAAGCTGCAAACAGAACGGCCCGCCGGTGAAACCGGCGCGGCGGTTGTTCTGTCCGTCCTGCAAAAGCGCGGAAAGATCTGA
- a CDS encoding GTP-binding protein, translated as MKKLPVTVLSGFLGAGKTTLLNHVLANRDGLRVAVIVNDMSEVNIDAALVRGGDAALSRTQEQLVEMSNGCICCTLRDDLLNEVRGLAEQGRFDYLLIEATGIAEPLPIATTFDFRDDEGRSLSDIARLDTMVTVVDAANLIGDYSSSDFLADRGETAGENDNRTLVDLLVEQIEFADVIILNKVGTATSEQLDAARKIIAGLNADARVIETDFAHVAAKDILGTGLFNFANAETHQLWFQELHGFRDHLPETEEYGIRSFVYRARAPFDPTRFRAFLDRSWPGVIRAKGFFWLATRPHHVGELSQAGPLVRTTKMGLWWASVPKSRWPDDPAFLNAMTPYLDKEWGDRRQEIVFIGADQMDQHRITAELDDCLVSASAFTPTAWEGLADPFARWA; from the coding sequence ATGAAAAAGCTTCCCGTAACCGTGCTCTCCGGATTTCTGGGGGCCGGCAAGACGACCCTGCTCAACCATGTCCTCGCCAATCGCGACGGTTTGCGGGTCGCCGTGATCGTCAACGACATGAGTGAGGTGAATATCGATGCGGCGCTTGTGCGTGGCGGGGACGCTGCGCTTTCCCGCACGCAGGAACAACTGGTGGAAATGAGCAATGGCTGCATCTGTTGCACATTGCGGGACGACCTCTTGAACGAGGTGCGCGGACTCGCCGAACAGGGACGCTTTGATTATCTGCTGATCGAGGCGACCGGCATAGCCGAACCCCTGCCGATTGCCACCACCTTCGACTTTCGCGACGACGAGGGCCGAAGCCTCTCCGACATCGCCCGATTGGACACGATGGTGACGGTCGTCGATGCCGCCAATCTCATCGGCGACTATTCCTCGAGCGATTTTCTTGCCGATCGCGGCGAGACTGCTGGCGAAAACGACAATCGAACACTGGTCGATCTGCTCGTCGAACAAATCGAATTCGCCGATGTGATCATTCTCAACAAGGTCGGCACGGCGACCTCCGAGCAGCTCGATGCGGCGCGCAAGATCATTGCGGGTCTGAATGCCGATGCCCGCGTCATCGAGACCGACTTTGCCCATGTGGCGGCAAAGGACATCCTCGGGACCGGGCTCTTCAATTTTGCCAACGCCGAGACGCATCAATTGTGGTTCCAGGAACTGCACGGCTTCCGCGATCATCTGCCAGAAACGGAGGAATATGGGATCCGCTCCTTCGTCTACCGCGCCCGCGCCCCGTTCGACCCAACCCGCTTCCGGGCCTTTCTCGATCGCTCCTGGCCGGGCGTCATCCGTGCGAAAGGTTTCTTCTGGCTCGCCACACGCCCGCATCATGTCGGGGAATTGAGCCAGGCCGGCCCGCTCGTCCGGACGACCAAGATGGGATTGTGGTGGGCGTCTGTGCCGAAATCTCGCTGGCCCGACGACCCGGCCTTCCTCAACGCGATGACGCCCTATCTCGACAAGGAATGGGGGGACCGGCGGCAGGAGATCGTCTTCATCGGTGCTGATCAGATGGATCAGCACCGGATCACCGCCGAACTGGACGATTGTCTCGTATCCGCGAGTGCATTTACGCCGACCGCGTGGGAAGGACTTGCCGACCCCTTCGCCCGTTGGGCCTGA
- a CDS encoding zinc ABC transporter substrate-binding protein codes for MTCNRLGLAASTTLLFLSPTLASAAPDVVVSIKPVHSLVASIMKGIGEPSLIVEGAASPHTYTLKPSNARALENADLVFWIGPGLEAFLDKPLEALPKKAKVVELEDTPGLTKLSFREGGAFEGHDHGEQAEDGENDEGHAHEGREDHAHDHGAEEAGKPDHSEAEHAHEDGHDHAAEDAAEAGDNHGHESHAPEAHDHAEEGHGGTDMHLWLDPTNAKAMAAAIAKSLSEADPVNKTAYEANLAALDIEIQALDTEIATQLKPVLEKPFIVFHDAYQYFENRYGVRVAGSVTVSPESMPGAERLSTIHAKIEELGAACVFAEPQFEPKLIGVVTEGTQAKSGVLDPEGGALEAGPALYGQLMRNLATAMSDCLSQ; via the coding sequence ATGACCTGCAATCGCCTTGGACTGGCTGCCTCGACAACGCTTCTCTTCCTGTCCCCCACCCTCGCCTCGGCGGCTCCTGATGTCGTGGTTTCGATCAAACCCGTGCACTCGCTCGTCGCCTCGATCATGAAGGGCATCGGCGAACCCTCATTGATCGTCGAGGGTGCGGCCTCCCCGCACACCTACACACTGAAGCCATCGAACGCCCGCGCGCTGGAGAATGCAGATCTCGTGTTTTGGATTGGCCCGGGCCTCGAAGCGTTCCTGGACAAGCCACTGGAGGCTTTGCCGAAGAAGGCCAAGGTGGTCGAGCTCGAAGACACGCCAGGACTGACCAAGCTGTCGTTTCGCGAGGGCGGCGCCTTTGAGGGGCACGACCACGGCGAGCAAGCTGAAGATGGCGAGAATGACGAGGGTCACGCCCATGAAGGCCGCGAGGATCATGCTCATGATCACGGCGCTGAAGAAGCCGGCAAGCCAGATCACAGTGAAGCCGAGCACGCCCATGAAGACGGACACGACCATGCGGCGGAAGACGCCGCAGAGGCCGGCGATAACCACGGACACGAGAGCCATGCTCCGGAGGCGCACGATCACGCCGAAGAAGGGCATGGCGGGACCGACATGCATCTGTGGCTCGACCCGACCAATGCCAAGGCCATGGCAGCCGCAATCGCCAAGAGCCTGAGCGAGGCCGATCCCGTGAACAAGACTGCCTATGAGGCCAATCTCGCTGCTCTCGATATCGAAATCCAGGCGCTCGACACGGAGATTGCCACTCAGTTGAAACCAGTGCTCGAGAAGCCCTTCATCGTCTTTCACGATGCCTATCAGTATTTCGAGAATCGCTATGGCGTGCGAGTGGCAGGATCGGTCACCGTCAGCCCTGAATCCATGCCGGGCGCCGAGCGGCTGTCGACCATCCATGCCAAGATCGAGGAGCTCGGTGCGGCCTGCGTGTTTGCCGAGCCGCAGTTCGAACCAAAGCTGATCGGCGTTGTGACCGAAGGCACGCAGGCCAAGTCTGGTGTTCTCGATCCCGAGGGCGGTGCGCTCGAGGCTGGACCAGCCCTTTACGGCCAGTTGATGCGCAATCTTGCCACCGCCATGAGCGACTGCCTCTCACAATAA
- the znuC gene encoding zinc ABC transporter ATP-binding protein ZnuC, translating to MNAMKSGEAAPLVSLAGAGVYRNGRWLVRGVDFSVRPGEIVTLIGPNGSGKSTSAKMAIGVMKADEGRVERKAGLRVGYVPQRLAVDWTMPLTVRRLMTLTAPLPAEEVDAALQAVGIAHLAGAEVQHLSGGEFQRALLARAMARKPDILVLDEPVQGVDFSGEIALYDLITSIRNATGCGILLISHDLHVVMAETDTVICLNGHVCCRGTPAAVSQSPEYMRLFGAKAAQTLAVYSHEHDHTHLPDGRVQHADGSVTDHCHPEDGHHHGHDHHEDHDHGHGHHKNREHDHAG from the coding sequence ATGAATGCCATGAAATCAGGGGAGGCCGCACCGCTGGTGTCACTCGCTGGCGCTGGTGTCTACCGCAACGGGCGTTGGCTCGTACGCGGGGTGGACTTCTCCGTTCGCCCGGGCGAAATCGTCACGCTGATCGGCCCGAACGGCTCAGGCAAGTCGACAAGCGCCAAGATGGCCATTGGTGTCATGAAAGCCGACGAGGGGAGGGTCGAGCGCAAGGCCGGCCTGCGGGTCGGATACGTGCCGCAACGTCTGGCGGTCGACTGGACGATGCCGCTCACCGTGCGGCGCCTGATGACCCTGACGGCGCCTCTGCCGGCGGAAGAGGTTGACGCAGCACTCCAGGCTGTCGGTATTGCGCATCTGGCCGGGGCCGAGGTTCAGCATCTCTCCGGCGGGGAATTTCAGCGGGCCTTGCTTGCCCGTGCCATGGCGCGCAAGCCGGATATCTTGGTCCTCGACGAACCGGTCCAGGGCGTCGATTTCTCAGGCGAGATTGCGCTGTATGACCTCATCACATCCATTCGCAATGCGACCGGATGTGGCATCTTGCTGATTTCGCACGACCTTCACGTGGTCATGGCGGAGACCGACACGGTGATCTGCCTCAACGGTCACGTCTGTTGCCGGGGAACACCGGCTGCCGTCAGCCAGAGCCCGGAATACATGCGGCTCTTCGGCGCCAAGGCAGCGCAAACGCTCGCCGTCTACAGCCATGAACATGACCACACGCACCTGCCCGATGGCCGCGTGCAGCATGCTGACGGAAGCGTGACGGATCACTGCCATCCGGAAGATGGCCACCACCATGGCCATGATCACCACGAAGACCATGACCATGGCCATGGCCACCATAAGAACCGAGAGCACGATCATGCTGGATGA
- a CDS encoding metal ABC transporter permease, which produces MLDDFFVRAMLAGIGLALTTGPLGCFVIWRRMAYFGDTMAHSALLGVALSLFFSLNLMVSVFVVAALVSLILIVLQKRQGLSADALLGILSHATLAIGLVMVAFMTWVRFDLIAFLFGDILAVTPTDVAIVWIGGLFVVAIIAWLWRPLLAGTVNVELAEAEGMQPERARIIFMLLMALVIAIAMKIVGIMLITSLLIIPAAAARRFATTPEVMAVLASVIGAVSVVMGLFGSLTYDTPSGPSIVVAALLLFIISLLPRPGGRTTDLRPRA; this is translated from the coding sequence ATGCTGGATGACTTTTTCGTCCGCGCCATGCTCGCCGGCATCGGTCTTGCGCTCACGACCGGGCCGCTCGGCTGTTTCGTGATCTGGCGGCGGATGGCCTATTTCGGCGACACCATGGCCCATTCGGCCCTGCTTGGCGTGGCGCTCTCGCTCTTCTTTTCACTCAACCTCATGGTCAGCGTCTTCGTGGTCGCTGCGCTCGTCTCGCTGATCCTCATCGTCCTGCAGAAGCGACAGGGGCTTTCGGCGGATGCGCTGCTCGGCATCCTCAGCCACGCGACCCTGGCAATCGGCCTTGTCATGGTCGCCTTCATGACCTGGGTCCGGTTCGACCTCATCGCTTTCCTCTTCGGCGACATCCTGGCCGTGACGCCGACGGACGTCGCCATCGTCTGGATCGGTGGCCTCTTCGTGGTAGCCATCATTGCCTGGCTCTGGCGGCCGCTGCTCGCCGGCACGGTCAATGTCGAACTCGCCGAAGCCGAGGGCATGCAGCCTGAGCGGGCGCGGATCATCTTCATGCTGCTGATGGCACTCGTGATTGCCATCGCAATGAAGATCGTCGGCATCATGCTGATCACCTCGCTGCTGATAATTCCGGCCGCCGCGGCCCGACGGTTTGCCACGACGCCGGAAGTCATGGCGGTGCTCGCTTCGGTGATCGGGGCCGTTTCTGTCGTCATGGGTCTCTTCGGCTCGCTGACCTATGACACGCCGTCCGGACCCTCGATCGTGGTCGCCGCGCTCCTGCTCTTCATCATCAGCCTGTTGCCCCGACCGGGCGGCCGGACAACCGACCTTCGACCGAGGGCCTGA
- a CDS encoding Fur family transcriptional regulator gives MTKTDLTRNQSLVFDALVDSDGPLSAYTLLDRLREHGFRAPLQVYRALDKLVEFGMVHRLESLNAFVACAHPHDGCSGHGTVAFMICNKCGHVTEFHDHDVDHRLETITRSRSFKPEKTTIEIRGLCATCTEIAA, from the coding sequence ATGACCAAGACCGATCTCACGCGCAATCAGTCACTCGTCTTCGACGCGCTCGTGGACAGCGACGGGCCGCTCTCGGCCTATACGCTGCTTGATCGGCTGAGGGAGCATGGTTTTCGCGCGCCGCTGCAGGTCTACCGTGCGCTCGACAAGCTCGTCGAGTTCGGCATGGTCCATCGGCTTGAAAGCCTGAATGCTTTTGTCGCATGCGCGCATCCGCATGACGGCTGCTCGGGGCACGGCACCGTGGCCTTCATGATCTGCAACAAGTGCGGTCATGTGACGGAGTTTCACGACCATGACGTCGATCATCGGCTGGAAACCATTACCCGAAGCCGCAGCTTCAAGCCGGAAAAGACAACGATCGAGATCAGGGGATTGTGCGCGACCTGCACCGAGATCGCGGCCTGA